The following are encoded together in the Streptomyces tsukubensis genome:
- a CDS encoding sugar ABC transporter ATP-binding protein — MSGITKSFPGVRALDGVDLEVTPGEVHCLLGQNGAGKSTLIKVLAGAHQPDGGEITWCGERVTLKSPIAAMNLGIATIYQELDLVEGLSVAENVYLGHEPTTAAFVVRGRAARAEAGRLLERLGHSEIDPATLVGDLSAAHQQIVSMARALSHDVRLIVMDEPSAALDPDEVDNLFRIVADLTADGVAVVYISHRLEEIRRIGDRVTVLKDGRAVAGGLPAKETPTREVVSLMTGRNVEYVFPRRPVEATRRAAVLTVEGLSREGEFTPVDFEVRAGEIVGLAGLVGSGRSEILETVYGARKATTGRVLVDGSPLRGGSVRAAVKAGIGLAPEERKAQALLMLESVTRNVSVSSMSRFSRGGWLDRGRERKAAQEATRELSLRPDNPDAYIRTLSGGNQQKAVLARWLLRGCRVLLLDEPTRGVDVGARAELYAVIRRLADDGLAVLLVSSEVPEVLGLADRVLVLREGTVVHTAPAAELDEHRVLDLVMEGSPTS, encoded by the coding sequence ATGTCAGGCATCACCAAGTCCTTCCCCGGCGTCCGCGCTCTCGACGGGGTGGACCTGGAGGTCACCCCTGGCGAGGTGCACTGTCTCCTCGGCCAGAACGGGGCGGGCAAGTCCACCCTGATCAAGGTGCTCGCCGGCGCCCACCAGCCCGACGGCGGCGAGATCACCTGGTGCGGGGAGCGGGTCACCCTGAAGTCGCCCATCGCGGCCATGAACCTCGGCATCGCCACCATCTACCAGGAACTCGACCTGGTCGAGGGGTTGTCCGTGGCGGAGAACGTCTACCTCGGCCACGAGCCGACCACCGCCGCCTTCGTCGTGCGGGGACGGGCCGCACGGGCCGAGGCGGGCAGGCTGCTGGAACGGCTCGGCCACTCCGAGATCGACCCCGCCACCCTCGTCGGCGACCTCTCAGCAGCCCACCAGCAGATCGTCTCGATGGCCCGTGCGCTCTCGCACGACGTACGCCTCATCGTCATGGACGAACCCTCGGCGGCGCTCGACCCCGACGAGGTCGACAACCTCTTCCGTATCGTCGCCGACCTCACCGCGGACGGTGTCGCCGTCGTCTACATCTCGCACCGGCTGGAGGAGATCCGCCGCATCGGTGACCGGGTCACCGTCCTCAAGGACGGCCGTGCCGTCGCCGGGGGCCTGCCCGCCAAGGAGACCCCCACCCGCGAGGTGGTCTCCCTGATGACCGGCCGCAACGTGGAGTACGTCTTCCCGCGGCGCCCCGTCGAGGCGACTCGGCGCGCGGCGGTACTCACCGTCGAAGGGCTCTCCAGGGAAGGGGAGTTCACGCCGGTCGACTTCGAGGTGCGGGCCGGTGAGATCGTCGGCCTCGCGGGGCTCGTCGGTTCGGGCCGCTCCGAGATCCTTGAGACCGTCTACGGTGCGCGCAAGGCCACCACGGGCCGTGTCCTCGTCGACGGATCACCGCTGCGCGGCGGAAGCGTACGCGCGGCGGTCAAGGCCGGGATCGGGCTCGCCCCCGAGGAGCGCAAGGCCCAGGCCCTGCTGATGCTCGAATCGGTCACCCGGAATGTGTCGGTCTCCTCCATGTCCCGTTTCTCGCGGGGCGGTTGGCTCGACCGGGGCAGGGAACGCAAGGCCGCACAGGAGGCCACCAGGGAGCTGTCCCTGCGCCCCGACAACCCCGACGCGTACATCCGCACCCTCTCGGGCGGCAATCAGCAGAAGGCCGTACTGGCCCGCTGGCTGCTGCGCGGCTGCCGCGTCCTCCTGCTCGACGAGCCCACCCGCGGCGTGGACGTCGGTGCCCGCGCCGAGCTGTACGCCGTGATCCGCAGGCTCGCCGACGACGGCCTCGCCGTCCTGCTCGTCTCCAGCGAAGTCCCCGAAGTACTGGGGCTCGCCGACCGCGTCCTGGTCCTGCGCGAGGGGACGGTCGTGCACACGGCCCCCGCGGCGGAGCTCGACGAACACCGCGTACTCGACCTCGTCATGGAAGGGAGCCCGACGTCATGA
- a CDS encoding ABC transporter permease, whose product MTQPASPAQQGGSDAGPVLAPHQTSASTKPGTPKGAGQSKLFRPDVRTLSLVGVLAALIVVGGITKPDQFLAVTNLQLVLTQSSVIGVVTVGVTFVIIAGGIDLSVGAIVALASVWATTVATQEYGFVGILLTSLLVGLGCGLVNGVLIAYGGLVPFIATLAMLASARGLALQITDGQTQIVTVNSVLDLGQRDSYILGIPPLVLVFAAVVIVGWLVLNRTTFGRRSIAVGGNAEAARLAGIDVRRQRLYLYLLSGLCCGIAAFLLVVLAGSGQNTNGNLYELDAIAAAIIGGTLLIGGRGTIVGSVLGVLIFTTITNIFALNNLQSDVQQIAKGAIIVAAVLVQRRTARQ is encoded by the coding sequence ATGACGCAGCCCGCCTCGCCGGCGCAGCAGGGCGGTTCCGATGCCGGCCCCGTGCTCGCCCCGCACCAGACCTCGGCATCCACGAAACCCGGTACCCCCAAGGGGGCGGGGCAGAGCAAGCTCTTCCGCCCCGACGTCAGGACCCTGTCCCTGGTCGGTGTGCTCGCCGCGCTGATCGTGGTCGGTGGTATCACCAAGCCCGACCAGTTCCTCGCCGTCACCAACCTCCAACTGGTGCTGACCCAGTCGTCGGTGATCGGTGTGGTGACGGTCGGCGTCACCTTCGTCATCATCGCGGGGGGCATCGACCTGTCGGTCGGCGCCATCGTGGCGCTCGCCTCGGTCTGGGCGACCACCGTCGCGACCCAGGAGTACGGCTTCGTCGGCATCCTGCTCACCTCGCTCCTCGTCGGCCTCGGCTGCGGGCTCGTCAACGGAGTCCTCATCGCCTACGGCGGCCTGGTGCCCTTCATCGCCACCCTCGCGATGCTCGCCTCCGCGCGCGGTCTCGCCCTCCAGATAACCGACGGGCAGACCCAGATCGTCACGGTGAACTCCGTGCTCGACCTCGGGCAGCGCGACTCCTACATCCTCGGCATCCCGCCGCTGGTGCTGGTCTTCGCCGCCGTCGTCATCGTGGGCTGGCTGGTACTCAACCGCACGACCTTCGGCCGCCGCAGTATCGCGGTCGGCGGCAACGCCGAGGCGGCGCGGCTCGCGGGCATCGACGTCCGCAGGCAGCGGCTCTACCTCTACCTGCTCTCCGGCCTGTGCTGCGGAATCGCCGCCTTCCTGCTGGTGGTACTCGCGGGGTCGGGCCAGAACACCAACGGCAACCTGTACGAACTCGACGCCATCGCCGCCGCGATCATCGGCGGCACGCTGCTCATTGGAGGCCGAGGCACCATCGTCGGCTCCGTCCTGGGCGTGCTGATCTTCACCACCATCACCAACATCTTCGCGCTCAACAACCTCCAGAGCGACGTCCAGCAGATCGCCAAGGGCGCGATCATCGTCGCCGCCGTACTGGTCCAGCGCCGCACCGCGCGCCAATAG
- a CDS encoding substrate-binding domain-containing protein has product MSHTPSRRGLLFGTAAVSAGALLTACTSNEPSSKDDSKGDAAPAADETGKAVTIGFAGPQADHGWLNAINVQARQRAKKYKDVTLDITEGSNDTATQIGQIDTLINKKVDVLVILPADGKALTQAGLKAMRAGIPVVNLDRVFANPQAYRCYVGGDNYGMGLNAGHYIGEKLKDTKNAKVIELSGPDSLELTKQRSKGFDDALKNYTNIKKVARQAADFTVESGQQKMAQLLQAQKSFDALWNHDDDQGVGALRAVDQAGRDGFLMVGGAGARSAMDHIKADDAVLKATVLYPPTMAASAIDLARALGQGKGLAGLSESEIPTSLTLYSAVVDKTNIDQYMPSGFK; this is encoded by the coding sequence ATGTCACACACACCGAGCCGCAGAGGACTGCTCTTCGGCACCGCCGCCGTCTCCGCAGGCGCCCTGCTCACCGCGTGCACCAGCAACGAGCCGTCCTCCAAGGACGACTCGAAGGGCGACGCGGCTCCCGCGGCGGACGAGACGGGCAAGGCGGTCACCATCGGCTTCGCGGGACCGCAGGCCGACCACGGCTGGCTCAACGCCATCAACGTCCAGGCCCGTCAGCGCGCGAAGAAGTACAAGGACGTCACCCTCGACATCACCGAGGGGTCCAACGACACCGCCACCCAGATCGGCCAGATCGACACCCTGATCAACAAGAAGGTCGACGTCCTGGTCATCCTGCCCGCCGACGGCAAGGCGCTGACCCAGGCCGGTCTCAAGGCGATGCGGGCGGGTATCCCCGTGGTCAACCTCGACCGCGTCTTCGCCAACCCGCAGGCGTACCGCTGCTACGTCGGCGGCGACAACTACGGCATGGGCCTCAACGCGGGGCACTACATCGGCGAGAAGCTGAAGGACACGAAGAACGCGAAGGTCATCGAGTTGTCGGGCCCCGACAGCCTGGAGCTGACCAAGCAGCGCTCCAAGGGGTTCGACGACGCGCTCAAGAACTACACCAACATCAAGAAGGTGGCCCGCCAGGCGGCCGACTTCACGGTGGAGTCGGGGCAGCAGAAGATGGCCCAGCTCCTCCAGGCGCAGAAGAGTTTCGACGCTCTCTGGAACCACGACGACGACCAGGGCGTGGGCGCGCTGCGCGCGGTCGACCAGGCGGGCCGCGACGGCTTCCTGATGGTCGGTGGGGCGGGGGCGCGCTCCGCCATGGATCACATCAAGGCCGACGACGCGGTGCTCAAGGCCACGGTCCTCTACCCGCCGACGATGGCCGCCTCCGCGATCGACCTGGCCAGGGCCCTCGGCCAGGGCAAGGGCCTCGCGGGGCTCTCCGAGTCGGAGATCCCCACGTCGCTGACGCTGTACTCGGCCGTGGTGGACAAGACCAACATCGACCAGTACATGCCGAGCGGCTTCAAGTAG